The genomic interval ATGAGACATGAGGGGGTTTTGGTGGCCAATGATGTGACTCCCGATCGGGTGGACGCACTGATAGCCAATGTTCAGAGGATGGGGTCCATTAACGTGGTAGTGACTCTGTCCGACGGAAGGAGGGCCCCCCAGTTCTTCAGGGAGGAGAAATTCGATAAGGTGCTGTTGGATGCCCCGTGTAGCTCCTTGGGAGAAGTCAGGAGGTCTTGGGGCGCATTGGTCAGGTGGAGCCCCAAGTCCGTCAACAAGATAGCTAGGCTCCAGCTCTCTCTGGCTAAGGCGGCCTACCGCGTCCTCAGGAAGGGAGGGGTCATGGTGTACTCCACCTGCACGTTGGAACCCAAGGAGAACGAGTGGGTCGTTTATAATCTCCTGAAGCTAGGTGCTGTATTGGAGGAGCTCCAGTTAGAGGGGCTCAGGTGGAGGCCCGGATTGGAGAGGTGGATGGATTGGGAGTTCGGAAGCGAGCTGAGGAAAACCATGAGGATATACCCACAGGACAACGACACTATAGGGTTCTTCGTGGCTCTGCTAAGGAAGCCGATGTGAGCGAGTTCCTCGCCTGGGTCAAGCGGTGGTTTGATGTCGATCTCTCTGGCTACTCCTTGATCAGGTCAGGTAAGAAGAGGATAAGGTTCCTGACCAAGGAAGCCGCTGGATTCGATGTGAAAGATGTGATAAGAGGGGTCTATCTGGCCAAGAAGGCCCCTTACGGTTACATAATTAGCGTGGAGGGATCCTACGTAATCGGCAGGGGGGCTTCGAGGCATGTGGTTGAGCTCAGTGAGGAGGAATTCAGGAGATGGATGAGGGGAGAGGATATAGCAGTAGAGCTACCGGAGAGGGGGGTTTACTTGGTGAAGTTCGGCCCGGTTTTCGCTGGCTCCGGGTACTACAATGGTGAGGTGCTTCGCAACCTAATCCCCAAGAGCAGGACCGTCGAACCCTGACTCGGGGGCGAAAAGTTTATCCAACCATCTATCCACTCTAGATATGCCTTGGGATAAGTTTGCTAACATAGAGATGGCCTTCA from Thermoproteota archaeon carries:
- a CDS encoding RsmB/NOP family class I SAM-dependent RNA methyltransferase, giving the protein MSHGIPEGLIKPEFERRYRELLGEEYDILLSFMARKPIPSIRLNPMKVDPDWLVAKLEEGGWVLEPIPWYEYGYRVKKGPERLGNTEWHQLGLYYVQEAASMIPPVALSPSPGERVLDLAASPGSKTTQISEMMRHEGVLVANDVTPDRVDALIANVQRMGSINVVVTLSDGRRAPQFFREEKFDKVLLDAPCSSLGEVRRSWGALVRWSPKSVNKIARLQLSLAKAAYRVLRKGGVMVYSTCTLEPKENEWVVYNLLKLGAVLEELQLEGLRWRPGLERWMDWEFGSELRKTMRIYPQDNDTIGFFVALLRKPM